Proteins encoded by one window of Pseudorca crassidens isolate mPseCra1 chromosome 3, mPseCra1.hap1, whole genome shotgun sequence:
- the LOC137220707 gene encoding large ribosomal subunit protein eL34-like, which yields MVQRLTYRRRLSYNTASNKTRLSRTPGNRIVYLYTKKVGKAPKSTCGVCPGRLRGVRAVRPKVLMRLSKTKKHVSRAYGGSMCAKCVRDRIKRAFLIEEQKIVVKVLKAQAQSQKAK from the coding sequence ATGGTTCAGCGTTTGACATACCGTCGTAGGCTGTCCTACAATACAGCCTCTAACAAAACCAGGCTGTCCCGAACCCCTGGTAATAGAATTGTTTACCTTTATACCAAGAAAGTTGGGAAAGCACCAAAATCCACATGTGGCGTGTGCCCAGGCCGACTTCGAGGAGTTCGTGCTGTGAGACCTAAAGTTCTTATGAGGTTGTCTAAAACGAAAAAACATGTTAGCCGGGCCTACGGTGGTTCCATGTGTGCTAAATGTGTCCGTGACAGGATCAAGCGCGCTTTCCTCATTGAGGAGCAGAAAATCGTTGTGAAAGTGTTGAAAGCACAAGCACAGAGTCAGAAagctaaatag